In Myripristis murdjan chromosome 2, fMyrMur1.1, whole genome shotgun sequence, a genomic segment contains:
- the LOC115370804 gene encoding PI-PLC X domain-containing protein 1-like has protein sequence MMKMKMKLKMKLQVEAEEPLEEPLCDWMSQLPPRLQDVPLWQLALPGSHDSMSFCLDVCSPVLKSEPRLLTVIDRLFPCCTRPCVYRWATTQQCSLSEQCDLGVRFLDLRIARKPAGGSRLFFAHGIYTLMTVKEALAELASWLVQHPKEVVIISCSHFDSLTDADHAHLVDYIITLFRGRLCCPQDTPTLRSYWSRGQQVIVSYDDQQVAQQHPQLWSRIPYWYADSWDPQQVISYLEEQKSRGRPAGLFAAGLNLTEDAGLVLLHPGLNMRKLTLKSLSVLLRWASEQRAGPQGGGVNILCCDFVGLSRFCSLVIGLNYKEGGGAGSIGAESEPGPVAAER, from the exons atgatgaagatgaagatgaagttgAAGATGAAGCTGCAGGTGGAGGCGGAGGAGCCGCTGGAGGAGCCGCTCTGTGACTGGATGTCCCAGCTGCCGCCGCGGCTGCAGGACGTCCCGCTGTGGCAGCTGGCCCTGCCCG ggagTCATGACAGCATGTCTTTCTGCCTGGATGTCTGCTCTCCGGTCCTGAAGTCGGAGCCCCGCCTCCTCACTGTGATTGACAGGCTGTTCCCGTGCTGCACACGCCCCTGTGTGTACCGCTGGGCCACCACACAG cagtgctCCCTCAGTGAACAGTGTGATCTGGGGGTTCGTTTCCTCGACTTGCGCATCGCCAGgaagccagcagggggcagcagactATTCTTCGCCCACGGCATCTACACCCTGATGACTGTGAAG gaagcCCTGGCTGAGCTGGCCTCCTGGTTGGTCCAACACCCCAAGGAAGTCGTTATCATTTCCTGCTCGCATTTTGATTCGCTGACGGACGCAGACCACGCCCACCTGGTGGATTACATCATCACCCTGTTCAGAGGACGACTCTGCTGCccacag gACACGCCCACGCTGCGCTCCTATTGGTCCAGAGGTCAGCAGGTCATTGTTTCCTACGATGACCAGCAGGTGGCGCAGCAGCACCCGCAGCTCTGGAGCCGCATTCCATACTG gtacgCTGACAGCTGGGACCCTCAGCAGGTCATCTCTTACCTGGAGGAGCAGAAGAGCCGAGGACGACCAG cggGCCTCTTTGCGGCGGGGCTGAACCTGACGGAGGACGCCGGCCTCGTGTTGCTCCACCCGGGTCTGAACATGAGGAAGCTGACGCTGaagtctctctctgtgctgctgcgcTGGGCGAGCGAGCAGCGGGCGGGGCCTCAGGGGGGCGGAGTCAACATCCTCTGCTGCGACTTCGTGGGCCTCAGCCGCTTCTGCTCGCTCGTGATTGGCCTCAACTACAAGGAGGGGGGCGGAGCTGGTTCAATAGGGGCGGAGTCAGAACCCGGACCTGTGGCTGCTGAAAGATGA
- the vps16 gene encoding vacuolar protein sorting-associated protein 16 homolog, with protein sequence MAFITANWNPLGEAFYRKTELYEMCWNLRDGLRDCLVAAAPYGGPIALLREPHRRSPSSRPQLEIYSASGNSLASFPWKSGPVVQLGWTVNDELLCIQEDGTVLIYDLFGSFKRHFSMGQEVVQSQVLEAKVFHSPYGTGVAIVTGSSRFTLATNIDDLKLRRLPEVPGLQGAPSCWAVLTQDRQTKVLLANGADLFILDNTSCTAVSPPGLSPQVSSIVHMSVSFSYKYLALFTDTGHLWTGSAHLQDKLSEVDTKIRNPPKQMVWCRRPKSQQPSVVLMWDRLLLVAGVCNDIIQFPVEEQCVCVGELDGVRVVSSSRQELLQEVPLVCQEIFKIASMAPGALLLEAHREYEKCSQKADEYLREIKEQSMLGEAVRQCVEAAGHEYDIQTQKTLLRAASFGKCFLTDFSPDSFVATCRELRVLNAVREAGVGLPLTHSQFKQMTVQVLIDRLVYRQFYPLAIEICRYLKTPDYQGVSRVLKHWASCKVQQKDLSDEAIARAVCLKVGDSAGVSYSHIAAKAYECGRTELAIKLLDYEARSGEQVPLLLKMKRSQLALSKAVESGDTDLVYTVVTYLKNEMNRGDFFMTLRNQPVALSLYRQFCKLQEQDTLKDLYNQDDDHQELANYYVTASYREKRLESRLSVLQSAVDEYNKAKNEFAAKATEDEMRLLRFQRKLDDEKGAGLLGLSLQATMEALLALGLHKQAEQLYRDFRVPDKRYWWLKLKSLAEKEEWEELEKFSKSKKSPIGYLPFVEVCMKRHNKHEAKKYVSKVPPEQKVKAHLAVGDLEGAADAAIERRSEAEMGRCLLVAPPPTGC encoded by the exons ATGGCGTTCATCACAGCCAACTGGAACCCGCTGGGAGAGGCTTTCTACcg gaaaacAGAGTTGTATGAGATGTGCTGGAACCTGCGGGACGGGCTCAGAGACTGtctggtggctgctgctccctACGGAGGACCTATAG ctctcctcAGGGAGCCTCACAGACGCTCTCCCAGTTCTCGTCCTCAGTTGGAGATTTACTCGGCATCTGGAAACAGCTTAGCCAGTTTCCCg tggaAGAGCGGTCCAGTGGTCCAGTTGGGATGGACGGTGAATGACGAGCTGCTGTGTATTCAGGAAGACGGGACGGTTCTCATCTACGATCTGTTTGGGTCCTTCAAGAGACACTTCAGCATGGGACAG GAAGTAGTACAGAGTCAGGTGTTGGAGGCCAAAGTCTTCCACTCACCCTATGGAACCGGGGTTGCCATAGTAACAGGCTCCTCCCGCTTCACCTTGGCGACCAACATTGACGATCTGAAGCTGAGGAGATTACCTGAAGTCCCAG gcctgcagggggcgccgtcCTGCTGGGCCGTCCTGACTCAGGACAGACAGACCAAGGTCCTGCTGGCCAACGGAGCCGACCTCTTCATCCTGGATAACACCTCCTGTACCGCtgtg agtcCTCCTGGCCTCAGTCCTCAGGTCAGCAGTATCGTCCACATGTCCGTGTCCTTCAGTTATAAGTACCTGGCTCTGTTCACTGATACTGGACACCTGTGGACAGGCTCCGCCCACCTGCAG gatAAACTGAGTGAGGTCGACACCAAAATCAGGAACCCTCCCAAACAGATGGTCTG GTGTCGCAGGCCGAAGAGCCAGCAGCCGtctgtggtgttgatgtggGACCGGCTCCTCCTGGTGGCCGGAGTCTGTAACGACATCATCCA GTTCCCGgtggaggagcagtgtgtgtgtgttggcgagCTGGACGGCGTGCGGGTGGTGAGCTCGTCCCGGCAGGAGCTCCTGCAGGAGGTTCCTCTGGTCTGCCAGGAGATCTTCAAGATCGCCTCCATGGCCCCCGGAGCCCTGCTGCTGGAGGCCCACCGCGAGTACGag aagtgtAGTCAGAAAGCAGATGAGTACCTGAGGGAAATCAAGgagcaaagcatgctgggagaaGCTGTGAGACAGTGTGTGGAAGCGGCTGGCCATGAGTacgacatacaaacacagaagaCCCTGCTGAGg gcgGCGTCGTTTGGAAAGTGTTTCCTGACCGACTTCAGTCCTGATTCGTTTGTGGCGACCTGCAGAGAGCTGAGGGTCCTGAACGCCGTGAGGGAGGCCGGGGTCGGCctgccactcacacacagcca aTTCAAACAGATGACGGTGCAGGTGCTGATCGACAG gttgGTGTACAGGCAGTTCTATCCTCTGGCGATAGAGATCTGTCGTTACCTGAAGACTCCAGACTATCAGGGTGTGAGCCGCGTCCTCAAGCACTGGGCCTCCTGCAAG gtgCAGCAGAAGGACCTATCAGACGAGGCGATCGCCCGAGCCGTGTGTCTGAAGGTGGGAGACTCGGCCGGCGTCTCGTACTCACACATCGCCGCCAAGGCGTACGAGTGTGGACGCACCGAGCTCGCCatcaag ctgttgGACTATGAGGCTCGCTCAGGAGAGCAggttcctctgctgctgaagatgaagaggagtcAGCTCGCTCTGAGCAAGGCAGTGGAGAGCGGAGACACCGACctgg tgtacaCTGTGGTCACTTATCTGAAGAATGAGATGAACAGAGGAGATTTCTTCATGACTCTGAGGAACCAGCCGGTCGCCCTCAGCCTCTACAGACAG ttctgTAAGCTGCAGGAGCAGGACACCCTGAAGGATCTGTACAATCAGGACGACGACCACCAGGAGCTCGCCAACTACTACGTCACCGCCAGCTACAGGGAGAAG agGCTGGAgagccgtctgtctgtcctgcagaGCGCTGTGGACGAGTACAACAAGGCCAAGAACGAGTTTGCAGccaag gccACAGAGGACGAGATGCGGCTTCTTCGCTTCCAGAGGAAATTAGACGACGAGAAAGGGGCGGGGCTACTGGGTCTGTCTCTACAG GCGACCATGGAGGCTCTGCTGGCTCTGGGTCTGCACAAACAGGCCGAGCAGCTCTACAGGGACTTCAGAGTGCCAGACAAGag gtatTGGTGGTTGAAGTTGAAGTCTCTGGCGGAgaaggaggagtgggaggagctAGAGAAGTTCTCCAAGAGCAAGAAGTCTCCTATTGGCTACCTG CCGTTTGTTGAAGTTTGCATGAAGAGACACAACAAACACGAAGCCAAGAAATACGTGTCCAAAGTCCCACCTGAGCAGAAGGTCAAGGCCCACCTGGCCGTGGG ggACCTGGAGGGTGCGGCCGATGCGGCGATCGAGAGGCGGAGCGAGGCAGAGATGGGGCGGTGCTTGCTCGTTGCTCCGCCTCCGACCGGCTGCTGA
- the rgn gene encoding regucalcin, with translation MMSSVKVECVVKESCLIGEGPVWEESEQTLLFVDIAGQKIHRWSPTTNHIQSMETGAMVGFAVPRRSGGYVAAAGRSIVAVDWSSRTTSRLLEVDQEKPKNRLNDGKVDPTGRLLAGTMALEERPAVLERKQGALYSVTSDLSVTKHFDQVDISNGLDWSPDEKVFFYIDSLALSVDAFDYDTHTGDMSNRRVVYRMAEGEGLPDGMTVDVDGRLWVACYSAGRVICIDPETGVRLQSVSLPVMKTTSCCFGGPDYSDLYVTSASLGLDQSESRQQPLAGATFRVTGLGVKGRPSNSFAG, from the exons atgatgtcatcagtgaaGGTGGAGTGTGTGGTGAAGGAGAGCTGTCTGATTGGTGAAGGGCCCGTGTGGGAGGAGTCAGAGCAGACTCTCCTGTTCGTTGACATCGCCGGGCAGAAAATCCACCGCTGGAGCCCGACGACCAATCACATCCAGTCCATGGAGACag gtGCCATGGTGGGCTTCGCGGTGCCTCGCAGGTCAGGTGGTTACGTGGCGGCGGCGGGACGCAGCATCGTGGCTGTTGATTGGTCGAGCCGCACGACGTCACGGCTGCTGGAGGTCGATCAGGAAAAACCCAAAAACCGACTGAACGACGGGAAGGTCGACCCCACGGGACGACTGCTGGCag GTACCATGGCGCTGGAGGAGCGTCCTGCGGTGCTGGAGAGGAAGCAGGGGGCGCTCTACTCCGTGACCTCCGACCTGTCTGTCACCAAGCACTTCGACCag gtggaTATCTCTAACGGGCTGGATTGGTCTCCagatgaaaaagtttttttctacATCGACAGTTTGGCTCTGAGCGTCGACGCCTTCGACTACGACACACACACCGGAGacatga GTAACCGTCGTGTGGTGTACCGCATGGCAGAGGGGGAGGGGCTTCCTGACGGGATGACAGTGGACGTTGACGGGCGGCTCTGGGTGGCCTGTTACAGCGCGGGGCGGGTCATCTGCATCGACCCCGAGACCG gtgtcCGGCTGCAGTCCGTCTCTCTGCCGGTGATGAAGACGACCTCGTGTTGTTTCGGCGGGCCGGACTACAGCGACCTCTACGTGACCTCTGCCAGCCTGGGGctcgaccaatcagagagcagacaGCAACCTCTGGCTGGAGCCACCTtcagg gTCACTGGTCTGGGGGTCAAAGGTCGTCCCTCCAACTCGTTTGCTGGATAG